The Rosa rugosa chromosome 1, drRosRugo1.1, whole genome shotgun sequence genomic sequence AAGAAGTTCATTACTGTTATCAAACTATCATTACACCAAGCACGGGTTAGTATACATTGCAAACATGCTTTTACAACATATGTAAGACATAATTAAGAAGGTCAGAACATGTAGCATGCACAGATGCGGGGAGTGTGTACCGACTGTTCAGACAGTGGCAAGTTATTTACTTGATGAGGGGAGCTATTTTGGGGAGGTCAGCGTATTTTCGTCTGAATCATGCTTTGATGAAGCATGTCCCCCCATTAATTCCTGGAAATCTTCAACCTTCACTGGTCGAGCTCTAAGAACACCAGCGTTCCTGCACGCATGAGAGAGTTCTAGAGTTTCAGTGAATCGTCATTCACATGAAGGTTCAGGAACTTTATTTCTTCCATCAGATTTTCCTTACTGTGATTGAATTTGTGCAATTTGTGAAGAAGGCATCTGTCTAAACTGATTCCCTGACTGAGCAGGGACATTTTGCATTGTAGGATTCGACATTGCAGGAATTTGCTGCTGTCTGAACTGCAATTGGGGATGTCTGTTATTGAAATTGTTGAAGGCATTACTATCCATGGGTAACTCTGATGGAGCTTCAATCTTGACCTGGACCATTGGTCTGTCCTGTACCATGTCCATACCAGCACGAGGAATAGATGGTTGAAGTCTTCGCATTCTTTCTATCTGCTGTTGTTGCTGAAATGGCACATTCTTGGATTGGGCAATTTGCTGCATTTGCTGAATCTGCTGCATTTGCTGCATCTGTGGATGCATTTGTCTCGATATCTATAGCGATTTGTGAAACTGTATGAGGAGATATGTAATACAGTCCCAAAAATAACAATCAACTATCCATGGATATACAAGAATTACTATAAAAATGTTATCAATTAATTGAAGGGATAATTACTTGTTGGGGTAGTCGAATAGGATTCTGGTGCTGTGGCTGCAACTGTGACTGCATTCCATGAATTTGCTGCTGACCTTGTGGATGGAAATTCCTGGAGCCATCCTTGACTTGATCAGCCAGAGGGCCAAAATTACTGGtgatatggaaaaaaaaatgtgacgAGATGTGTTAGTGATGGATTCTTAGAATCCTGCATTATATTAGATCTTCCTAATTAGAAATGAACACACAGGCACAACCACTGTATAATGTTATGGAAGTGAAGTTATACAATTAGGAGTCAAAACATAATATCCAAAAATCATCTCTGTGAGGGTCACAGACTAGTAATTTTTAAATTGGCCTCACAAAATTTAAGGACAGCTTGTAAGGTAATATAGGTTTGTTATATTCAGTCTCCTAGACATTAGTTCCAACCCAACACACACCCTCTTGGAGCCCTTACTCTGTCGCGAAGCAGTAAATGAGTAAATTTGGCCCCAAGAGCAATGGAGCAAAATGTGACAACCAATATAACTATCCCACATGAGCTGGTAAGTGTTCATGTAATCAGCAATTCTGAGGCCATGCAACAATAATTTATACGGAGATAGTCTACTATTAGCTTACCTATATCCCACTGTTTGAAGGAACATCTTCAATAGTTCAATTGCTGAACACTGCTTTCTGTAACTATCAGTAAGAACTTTCAAGCTGCTACCCAATTTACAGATATGACAGCTTAGCAACTGAGAGAAAACTTCAATTGGAACTTCTGAGGAACCTTCAAATCCCACATATGTCAGCATCCGGCATCCGGGCTATTACCTTTTGAGATAACTGTGCCGCTTGCTCATGAGTAAGACAACTTTTGGTCCCTGCAGACCCATTCTTTCCACGATGTAAGCTTCCTCCTTGATCAACGCTAAGGTATTCAGGTCTTATACAAGCCTCTCAAGCATAACGGGACTCCTAGTCATAGCTTGAGGTAACGTATCAAGAACTCCATAAAATCCAACTTTTTGGACGTCTTGCACTCTATTCATAGGTGGAAGTGCACTATCAGGAACACAGTTGAACATAAACATTGTTTCTGGAAAAAAAGATGCTTCATGATCAATTGAACTACTACCATCTAAAACAGAATGTGCATTCTGTGATGCATTTTCTAGGAGGGGGTTTCCACATCCCACATACTGATCTTGTTTGAATGCTAACCACCTTTTCTTATGCTTCACAGCAAGCTTAAGATAAGCAGACATCTCCTCTGGAGTACGTTTCTCTGATTCTCGGTCTGCTGATGACAACCTAAGCGGTTTGCTAGCCCTACGCTCCCCAGCACGaacattaaataaaaatcatatCGCAACTCTCCCCAGCTTTTATGCTTAAGTTTTTGCTGGGATTCCTCCCACCACTCCCCTGATTTCACTCCTAGTCCTTACGAATCATTTAGAACCCGAAAGTTAAAAGTCATCACATCTATTGACAAGAATTCATTAGTTCAATTCAATTCACTAGTTTCACATAGGATATTAGATTCCAGAATCCATTTTATTATCCAACACCATTAGGTGCATTATTAGTTGTTTTACAACCCAATTCCCAAAAGTTTACAACTTGAAATCAACCAGAATAGTACCcgaaaccaaacaaaaaaaaaaatgtcaattcTTCAGATATAACATAATTGAATTCCTCATTTGCTTCCTACTGTCATTCCAACCATAACAAATGCTTAAATGTGTCTAGAACGATTAACCGATTTCCGATACTCAATCGAATAAACAAatatcaaaacccagaaagagcATATACCTTGGACGCGTCGCGCTGTTGAACCTGAACTCCTTCTGCGGAAGAATTCTGGAGAGTGAAGTACACGTCATCAGCATGCAACTGCAAATCTGAAGCCAAGAACAAGAGGTGGGATTGAGCTTGGAAACGGCgagcgaagaagaagaagaagaagaagaagagaggaattggaattggaattggaattgtcTAAAAAGTACCGCGATCAGCTCCCTGGAAAGGAAAAAGTTATGATTGGGATTCGTCGGCAGAGTCAGACCATATGCCATTACGTTTGCTCTCAATTCTGGAATGCCTCCTTAACGGCAGGGGCTATTTAGTAATCTAATCTCAGTTGGTAAATCTTAGGGGCTGT encodes the following:
- the LOC133723077 gene encoding uncharacterized protein LOC133723077 isoform X2, which encodes MLTYVGFEGSSEVPIEVFSQLLSCHICKLGSSLKVLTDSYRKQCSAIELLKMFLQTVGYSNFGPLADQVKDGSRNFHPQGQQQIHGMQSQLQPQHQNPIRLPQQISRQMHPQMQQMQQIQQMQQIAQSKNVPFQQQQQIERMRRLQPSIPRAGMDMVQDRPMVQVKIEAPSELPMDSNAFNNFNNRHPQLQFRQQQIPAMSNPTMQNVPAQSGNQFRQMPSSQIAQIQSQNAGVLRARPVKVEDFQELMGGHASSKHDSDENTLTSPK